Part of the Brachionichthys hirsutus isolate HB-005 unplaced genomic scaffold, CSIRO-AGI_Bhir_v1 contig_1476, whole genome shotgun sequence genome is shown below.
CGTATTGGTCTGAATCATGAAGGGGGAGCAACTGAAACTGCAAAATGGCATGTGTTCCTACCTCAAGAGAACCATCACAAtctccaaaaacacaaacaaataccgTTGGGATTTTACTCAGAGTCTGCTCAGCAGtatgtctaaaaacaacaactcggTAATGATGTAATAAACAGTGCACTGAATGTTGGCAAGATGTATACATCATTTATGTAACGTTAGATGCAACGCGCATAAAAGTTGAGGGAAGATTGTCATCGTAATGGTAAAGATGATACCAGTATGATGCGACATTATGCAACAATTCATTCCAAATTCTTGAATGGATATTTCCACAAGTGTTCAAGTCAAACCTGTTGCTAAAACTAAACCATTCACACGTGAATAAAGACAGCAGTGGTTTAGCACCAAGGACAGATACACAAGCACAAAGTGAAACTCAGCAGAACGCACCAAACATGCTTCTGCAATGCAAGCAGATAAAAACCAAGCATGGACAACAGAACTTCATCTTCCAGCATCGGCACTAATCGAGAATATTTGCTCACGTTACGCAACAGTCATCTGAGAGACAGAAGGTATACTCAACGTGTAAACTGAGAACAACTGAAAGTGACAAAAAGGAACCTTTGAATGAAAATGCTATTAATTGTTAATGTGAAAttcataaaatacaaaacaaggCATGTGCTGCATTTTTTAGTTGGTGGAAATAGGTGGAACgtaaacaagatttttttttaaagcaatgctTTGAGCATTTGCCTTCATCATAAATGTGCTACAATTTGAATAGAAAATTGGATGTGGCCCTACCTCAGGCGATCCATCACGATCTCCAAACACATCAGCAAAGTCTGTTgggcttttcctcagagtctggtcagcaggcagtgtgttgtcattgtatgaCGTCACAAACTTGAAGTCACTGGTTCTAGATCCCGTTGTCAGGTATGCGTCATAATTGTAAGCGCTGCGTAAAGTTCCTGTGCCGTCAACGTCTGCGTAATTAGGAGGGAGGTAAGCGCCGGGGATGGCGactgctccatcaaacaacaGTCTGGGCTTTCTCCTGCGACAGAACCTCACacccaggatgatgatgatgaaggtcagaaagaaggtggacacacacaccagagcgatgatcagataagacgtcagtttggaatccttctcctcataagaaatgtccttcagttctggcacctcagccaagttatcagaaatcagtaaatacatggagcaggtggcggagagagagggctgtccgttatctttcactgacacgataaggttctgtttcatgctgtcagattctgaaatgtcccgctgggtcctgatctctccgttgtggaggccaatagtgaaaagtcccggatccgtggatttgactatatgataggacagccaggcgttctgtccggagtccgcgtccaccgctatcactttggacaccacagagcctccgtttgcagctttggggaccagctcggtcatgaacgagctgccctccggggcggggtacaggatctgaggacagttgtcattcacatccgatatgaacacactgacggtcacgttgctgctgagcggaggagaaccgTTGTCTCTGGCCGTCACGTGGACTTTAAAACTCCTCAGCTGTTCGTAATCAAACGACCTCACAGCGTGGATCAcccccgtgtctccgttaacggatacgtaggaggacaccggggcaccgttcacctcaccggctagcacagaataaatgacggtaccgttctgtctccagtcggggtctcgagcagtaacggaacataaagtggagccaggtttgttattttcactcacatatgcgctgtaggactgttcctcaaacacaggtgggttgtcgttgatgtctgctacagataactggacacttttagaggaggacagaggtggagagccctcgtcagtggcagtgattgtaatgttgtaatcagacactacttcacggtccagttgtcctgtggtcaccagagaataatagtttttaatggacgGAACCAACTTGAAAGGGACGTTCTGCTGAATAGAACAGCGGACCTGTCGGTTATTCTCAGAGTCTCTGTCCTGCATGTTAACAACGCCCACCTCTGTACCAGGTGACACGTTCTCAGGTACAGGGTTTGACAGTGATTTCATATATATAACTGGAACATTGTCATTCACATCAGTGATGTCAATCATTACTTTGGAATCAGATGAAAGTCCATAACCATCTTTTGCATTGACTCGCAATTCAAATTTAGAATTACTCTCAAAGTCAAGAGCCCCGATGACTTTTATTTCTCCTGATTTACTGTCGAGAGAGAAAACCTTTTTCGCCTTGTCCGAAATTCGGCTAAAATCATACGTCACCTCACCATTAACTCCGTCGTCTGCATCAGTAGCACTTACTGTAACGACTACAGTATCAATGGCAGAATCTTCAGGTATAACGGCTTTGTAAAGGGCTTGGTCAAATACAGGGGCGTTGTCATTAGCATCCAAGACAGTCACAATTATATTTACGCTCCCTGATCTTTGTGGATtacctccatcagcagcagtcAGCACGAAATTAATATCGTGCTCTTTTTCACGGTCAAGCTCTTTGTCTAACACTAACTCGACATGCTTTGATCCATCAGAGTCTTCTCggacagataaaataaaatgtccattCTTCTCTAACGCATATTGTCTTACTGAGTATTGTCCGATGTCGTCGTCATGCGCTTCGTCAACACGATATCGAGCTCCCTTGCCGGCTGATTCGCGAATTTCCAATTTAACTGCATGCTTTGGAAAACTGGGCGAATTATCGTTTACATCCTGGACGTGCAGTAAAATGCGATGCAGCTCCAAAGGACTCTCCAGGACTAATTCAAACCGAAGTAAACAGGACATTTTCTCCCCGCACAGCTCCTCTCTGTCAATTCTTTGACTGATGACAAAATTTCCCGTTTTGAGATCGATGTCACAATAGCGTTGATTGTTTTCCTCAGTATCGATTCGGGCTTTGCGAGTGGACAATTTCGTTACCTCCAAACCGAGGTCCTTGGCAATATTTCCAACAATAGATCCGGGTCTCGTCTCCTCCAGAACAGAGTAGCTGAGGTCTGCATTTGTAATGTGGACAATGAAAGCAAAGCCACATATTAAAATCCAAATTAATGTCCCGTTGTCGTCCATTGTTTGCTCCGAAAGAAACGATTGATTAGAGGCTGATAAAAGGAAAACCTTGTCATAGAATTATGATTCGCCGTTGCTGCAACAATGGCTGCTCTGGGTGTAACGCTCTATGTCTCTTTTGCAGTCGGTGAAGAACAAACCGGCTCACGTCTGCAAGCGAGCAGCGACGCCACGAGTTAAATTGTAATATTACAAATCAAAAACtgaaagcatttaaaaacattcaagGGTGTGAACACTTCAATGCCACACATGTTCGGACACGAAGTTCAAAGATGTCACGATAATATTATGGGTTCATTTGACGGTAGTATAATATTGAAGCACCAGGGACATCGACTGAATGGCGAGACGCAAATCTGAGAGGGATCTTGTTTGTAATTATCATTCAGATTTAATAAGACTTACTCAATATAGACAATACATATCTTTAAAATTAAGGGTTGATTACATAATTGATTAAATTAAGATATATcgttcaataaatatatttcaggAACTTCAGTGAACGTTTGGATTTTATTCTTACAGTAAATTAATATCTAAAATCCGgttgtttaatttattcattcgtAATTCGTTAGTTAACAGTTTGCTGAAACGAAATGCTGCAAGAAAGCAAATATATGTAGGTCGCATCAACACGTTCAGAATTCAGCGAATTCATTCACAGCATGAAAATTGTATCCATTTATCATCAGGAAATGGGCGAAACAGATCAAGCACCCATTTAGAACATttataaataatccagacggaGTAAAACTTTCTTGTTTCCACCGCCAATTCCAAAAACAATTTGTAGCTCCCGGGTCAAGAAAATGGCTCGTTTACGTCGATATTTTACCAATAACCCCTTGAATTATTAGAGagctaaaaaaaatgacagggAAAGATATGAACAATTAAGATTAACGTATTAACGAATTAATTATGACATGTTTGTATGCAAAGATACTTCGTGCATGGCCATACGCTTCAAAATAAAGTAACGATCAAATGTTAGATATGTCCTACCTCTGGAGAGACATCTGGTTGACCAAACATATCATCAAAGTCTGTTgggcttttcctcagagtctggtCAGCAGGCAGTGTGTCGTCAGTGTATGACGTCACAAACTTGAAGTCACTGGTTCTCGATCCTGTTGTCAGGTATGCGTCATAATTGTAAGCGCTGCGTAAAGTTCCTGTGCCGTCAACGTCTGCGTAATTAGGAGGGAGATAGGCGCCGGGGATGGCGactgctccatcaaacaacaGTCTGGGCTTTCTCCTGCGACAGAACCTCACacccaggatgatgatgatgaaggtcagaaagaaggtggacacacacaccagagcgatgatcagataagacgtcagtttggaatccttctcctcataagaaatgtccttcagttctggcacctcagccaagttatcagaaatcagtaaatacatggagcaggtggcggagagagagggctgtccgttatctttcactgacacgataaggttctgtttcatgctgtcagattctgaaatgtcccgctgggtcctgatctctccgttgtggaggccaatagtgaaaagtcccggatccgtggatttgactatatgataggacagccaggcattctgtccggagtccgcgtccaccgctatcactttggacaccacagagcctccgtttgcagctttggggaccagctcggtcatgaacgagctgccctccggggcggggtacaggatctgaggacagttgtcattcacatccgatatgaacacactgacggtcacgttgctgctgagcggaggagaaccgttgtctctggccgtcacgtggactttaaaactcctcagctgttcatgatcaaacgacctcacagcgtggatcacccccgtgtctccgttaaCGGATACGTAGGAGGAAATCGGGGCACCGTTCACCTCACCGgctaacacagaataaatgacggtaccgttctgtctccagtcggggtctcgagcagtaacggaacataaagtggagccaggtttgttattttcactcacatatgcgctgtaggactgttcctcaaacacaggtgggttgtcgttgatgtctgctacagataactggacacttttagaggaggacagaggtggagagccctcgtcagtggcagtgattgtaatgttgtaatcagacactacttcacggtccagttgtcctgtggtcaccagagaataatagtttttaatggacgGAACCAACTTGAAAGGAACGTTCTGCTGAATAGAACAGCGGACCTGTCGGTTATCCTCAGAGTCTCTATCCTGAACGTTAACCACGCCCACCTCTGTACCAGGTGACACATTCTCAGGTACGGGATTGATCAGTGACTTCAGGAATATGACTGGTGCGTTATCATTCATGTCGGTAACGTCTATAACAAGTTTTGCGTAAGAAGTGAGTCCCAAACCATCTTTAGCTTGAATTCTCATTTCAAACGATCTGCTTTCCTCAAAGTCAATTTCACCAGTTACTCTGATCAGTCCCGTTTTAGGATCAATTGAGAAAACGTGTCCGTCTTCATCAGACACGTGACCGAAATGATACGTCACATCTCCATTCACTCCTTCATCTGCGTCTGTCGCACTAACACGAACCACTACAGTATCTAAAGGAGAGTTTTCAGGCAGACTGGCTTTATAGACGGCCTGGCTGAACACCGGGGCGTTATCATTAGCATCCAGCACGGTGACGTGTATGACTACAGTACCTGATCTCTGAGGAGAGCCGCCATCCAGAGCTGTGAGGAGCAAATTaatctctctttgtttctcccgATCTAGTTTATTCTCCAGCACTAACTCAACCTTGTTGTTGTCAACAGCGAGAATAAAGTTATCATTTTTTTGAAGGTTGTACCTTTGAACAGCATTTTGACCTACATCTGCGTCATGGGCTTCCTCCATAGAGAAGCGGTTCCCTTTTTCTGCCGACTCCCTTATTTCCATTTCAATCAAATTGTCTCTGAATTTTGGAGAGTTGTCGTTTACATCCTGAATGAGAAGACTGATTCGATGAAGCTCGAGAGGATTCTCTAAAACCAGATCCACGTTCACGACACACGATGGTTTCTTTCCACAAAGGCTTTCTCTGTCAATTCTCTCCGATGTGATCAAATCTCCAGAACTCAGATTAATGTCGCAGTAGTGTTTCCGAGATTCCTCAAAATCAGTCCGCGGATTTCTTGAAGATAATGTCCTCAGATCAAGACCAAGGTCTTTGACTGTATTTCCAATGATAGAATCTCGTTTCAGCTCTTCTGGGATCGAATAGCGCAGGTCTCCATTGACGAGGTACAGCGATACAATAGAGGCGAGGCTGATGATCAAAAGCATAGTTGATAATCCTTTGTCTTCCATTCCGAGTCAAAAGGCATCCGCAGCGTCAACAACGTGTGTAATGCGAAAACGATTTTGTATAACTTTAATCCAataattcatacaaaaaaaaaacggcacCGCCTCGCCGAAAAATATCTGCAGCATATGTCTATGTCGTGGTCGTGGGTGGAGTGGTGAAAATCTATTTTCCGTCGGACAACAGCGACATCGTGAGTaattgcatgtatttattttttcaagccgcacagttaaatataataaattatgTTTCACGTTGTCTACACTCGCAGCCCTGTGATATTCACCACcgttaaaatctattttatatgTATGGGGAATATTCCATCcttaaaaacacacttaaaataatttaaaaaacaaaatggaccAATCTTGTGAACGcagcgttttttttattttagtttacatAAGAAAGAAGTATAAAGCCGATAAACTATCAACTGTTCGGGATCAATACAAGTGGGGATAGTATATAAACGCAATACTGAATCATTCACTGACACAGTTTAATGGATATATATTGTATGAACATCAGGGAATAATTTCccgaaaaaaaattaaacaccaAACTGATGAGACGCAAACTGCTGCAGTGAATTGTTTTGCCAGAGCATGCGAGGACCgattcagcaccatggacagagacGTCTTAACACGAGTGAGCACTAATAACAAAAAGGTTAAAACGTTGTGTTTTCAATTGCCATGTATTTTTTCGAATGGGTTAATAACATTCAGCAATATGAACGAAAGACCAATGATACATATATGTATAATGGTGGTGGGATATACCGTATTCCAATATGATTACGATGTCGATgatcaatataaaataaaaaataaaattaagaacaacacaaacaaacaacttcacgtaaatttaattaaatgcgTGATTTCCAACTATGCGTCATGTGTCGCTCGTATCACACAGTCCAAGTAAGGAAATTTCACAATAGGGCGAACTAAGAAGAAGTGCAATAAATTATGCTTAACTGGTGACATGtttattgaaaaatatattgtgtatatAAAAATCAGctacaaaataattaaatccCTTGTCTTTACTTCATTGTTAGATATAACTAATGGTATCATAAACAGTCAGGGCCTTCTACATGATTCGCTTACAGATGTAACTATATAGAAATGTACTCAAAAACTAAACATCACTCTCCTGTAAATTTACAAGACTACAAAAATGAGCTGCACTTTTCTGTAAAGTCATTTCCCGTAATTTTAAAATGCCACAAGGAActacaaaaatacaatattttacttttgaagcAGCTGCCAGGAAAATATTGCAAATGTACAGGTATAAGGAGTATTACTCAGAAAAGGTCAACGAAATGTTATAATTTTAAGATCAGACATTGTGTAAAACGTTATATTAAATATCCAACAGAAAAATGCATGTCAATTGATGTTATTGTAATAGTTTTAGGTTTACAACGGTGAAATATAATAATCACGCTTCAGACCAAATGCAGAACTCTCGTAGCACTGAGGCGCTAAGACTAAACATTGAAAGCGATTagtgatatacagtattacaaaaagtaaaaaagagaCCTCTTTTCCCTGATACTTTACTTCACTGACAAAACAGTCAAAGAAAACGAAACGTATTCTGCACCAACGTGATTCAGTGGGAACAGATATTATTGTGGGACCGGACAAGTATGAAAGGTTCCTACCTGTACAGGCGTCTGTAAATCTTCAAAAGGATCAACGAAGTCTGTTgggcttttcctcagagtctggtcagcaggcagtgtgttgtcattgtatgaCGTCACAAACTTGAAGTCACTTGTTCTCGATCCTGTTGTCAGGTATGCGTCATAATTGTAAGCGCTGCGTAAAGTTCCTGTGCCGTCAACGTCTGCGTAATTAGGAGGCAGATACGCGCCGGGGATGGCGactgctccatcaaacaacaGTCTGGGCTTTCTCCTGCGACAGAACCTCACacccaggatgatgatgatgaaggtcagaaagaaggtggacacacacaccagagcgatgatcagataagacgtcagtttggaatccttctcgtcataagaaatgtccttcagttctggcacctcagccaagttatcagaaatcagtaaatacatggagcaggtggcggagagagagggctgtccgttatctttcactgacacgataaggttctgtttcatgctgtcagattctgaaatgtcccgctgggtcctgatctctccgttgtggaggccaatagtgaaaagtcccggatccgtggatttgactatatgataggacagccaggcgttctgtccggagtccgcgtccaccgctatcactttggacaccacagagcctccgcttgcagctttggggaccagctcggtcatgaacgagctgccctccggggcggggtacaggatctgaggacagttgtcattcacatccgatatgaacacactgacggtcacgttgctgctgagcggaggagaaccgttgtctctggccgtcacgtggactttaaaactcctcagctgttcatgatcaaacgacctcacagcgtggatcacccccgtgtctccgttaacggatacgtaggaggacaccggggcaccgttcacctcaccggctagcacagaataaatgacggtaccgttctgtctccagtcggggtctcgagcagtaacggaacataaagtggagccaggtttgttattttcactcacatatgcgctgtaggactgttcctcaaacacaggtgggttgtcgttgatgtctgctacagataactggacacttttagaggaggacagaggtggagagccctcgtcagtggcagtgattgtaatgttgtaatcagacactacttcacggtccagttgtcctgtggtcaccagagaataatagtttttaatggacgGAACCAACTTGAAAGGGACGTTCTGCTGAATAGAACAGCGGACCTGTCGGTTATTCTCAGAGTCTCTGTCCTGCACGTTAACGACGCCCACCTCTGTACCAGGTGACATGTTCTCAGGTACAGGGTTTGACAGTGATTTCATATATATAACTGGAACgttgtcattcacatcagtGATGTCAATCATTACTTTGGAATCAGATGAAAGTCCATAACCATCTTTTGCATTGACTCGCAATTCAAATTTGGAATTACTCTCAAAGTCAAGAGCCCCGATGACTTTTATTTCTCCTGATTTACTGTCGAGAGAGAAAACCTTTTTCGCCTTGTCCGAAATTCGACTAAAATCATACGTCACCTCCCCATTGACTCCGTTGTCTGCATCAGTAGCACTTACTGTAACGACTACAGTATCAATGGCAGAATCTTCAGGTATAACGGCTTTGTAAAGGGTTTGGTCAAATACAGGGGCGTTGTCATTAGCATCCAAGACAGTCACAATTATATTTACGCTCCCTGATCTTTGTGGATTACCTCCATCAACAGCAGTCAGCACGAAATTAATATCGTGCTCTTTTTCACGGTCAAGCTCTTTGTCTAACACTAACTCGACATGCTTTGATCCATCAGAGTCTTCTCGGacagataaaacaaaatgtccatTCTTCTCTAACGCATATTGTCTTACTGAGTATTGTCCGATGTCGTCGTCATGC
Proteins encoded:
- the LOC137914223 gene encoding protocadherin beta-15-like — encoded protein: MDDNGTLIWILICGFAFIVHITNADLSYSVLEETRPGSIVGNIAKDLGLEVTKLSTRKARIDTEENNQRYCDIDLKTGNFVISQRIDREELCGEKMSCLLRFELVLESPLELHRILLHVQDVNDNSPSFPKHAVKLEIRESAGKGARYRVDEAHDDDIGQYSVRQYALEKNGHFVLSVREDSDGSKHVELVLDKELDREKEHDINFVLTAVDGGNPQRSGSVNIIVTVLDANDNAPVFDQTLYKAVIPEDSAIDTVVVTVSATDADNGVNGEVTYDFSRISDKAKKVFSLDSKSGEIKVIGALDFESNSKFELRVNAKDGYGLSSDSKVMIDITDVNDNVPVIYMKSLSNPVPENMSPGTEVGVVNVQDRDSENNRQVRCSIQQNVPFKLVPSIKNYYSLVTTGQLDREVVSDYNITITATDEGSPPLSSSKSVQLSVADINDNPPVFEEQSYSAYVSENNKPGSTLCSVTARDPDWRQNGTVIYSVLAGEVNGAPVSSYVSVNGDTGVIHAVRSFDHEQLRSFKVHVTARDNGSPPLSSNVTVSVFISDVNDNCPQILYPAPEGSSFMTELVPKAASGGSVVSKVIAVDADSGQNAWLSYHIVKSTDPGLFTIGLHNGEIRTQRDISESDSMKQNLIVSVKDNGQPSLSATCSMYLLISDNLAEVPELKDISYDEKDSKLTSYLIIALVCVSTFFLTFIIIILGVRFCRRRKPRLLFDGAVAIPGAYLPPNYADVDGTGTLRSAYNYDAYLTTGSRTSDFKFVTSYNDNTLPADQTLRKSPTDFVDPFEDLQTPVQS
- the LOC137914221 gene encoding protocadherin gamma-A12-like produces the protein MEDKGLSTMLLIISLASIVSLYLVNGDLRYSIPEELKRDSIIGNTVKDLGLDLRTLSSRNPRTDFEESRKHYCDINLSSGDLITSERIDRESLCGKKPSCVVNVDLVLENPLELHRISLLIQDVNDNSPKFRDNLIEMEIRESAEKGNRFSMEEAHDADVGQNAVQRYNLQKNDNFILAVDNNKVELVLENKLDREKQREINLLLTALDGGSPQRSGTVVIHVTVLDANDNAPVFSQAVYKASLPENSPLDTVVVRVSATDADEGVNGDVTYHFGHVSDEDGHVFSIDPKTGLIRVTGEIDFEESRSFEMRIQAKDGLGLTSYAKLVIDVTDMNDNAPVIFLKSLINPVPENVSPGTEVGVVNVQDRDSEDNRQVRCSIQQNVPFKLVPSIKNYYSLVTTGQLDREVVSDYNITITATDEGSPPLSSSKSVQLSVADINDNPPVFEEQSYSAYVSENNKPGSTLCSVTARDPDWRQNGTVIYSVLAGEVNGAPISSYVSVNGDTGVIHAVRSFDHEQLRSFKVHVTARDNGSPPLSSNVTVSVFISDVNDNCPQILYPAPEGSSFMTELVPKAANGGSVVSKVIAVDADSGQNAWLSYHIVKSTDPGLFTIGLHNGEIRTQRDISESDSMKQNLIVSVKDNGQPSLSATCSMYLLISDNLAEVPELKDISYEEKDSKLTSYLIIALVCVSTFFLTFIIIILGVRFCRRRKPRLLFDGAVAIPGAYLPPNYADVDGTGTLRSAYNYDAYLTTGSRTSDFKFVTSYTDDTLPADQTLRKSPTDFDDMFGQPDVSPEVGHI
- the LOC137914220 gene encoding protocadherin beta-15-like; protein product: MDDNGTLIWILICGFAFIVHITNADLSYSVLEETRPGSIVGNIAKDLGLEVTKLSTRKARIDTEENNQRYCDIDLKTGNFVISQRIDREELCGEKMSCLLRFELVLESPLELHRILLHVQDVNDNSPSFPKHAVKLEIRESAGKGARYRVDEAHDDDIGQYSVRQYALEKNGHFILSVREDSDGSKHVELVLDKELDREKEHDINFVLTAADGGNPQRSGSVNIIVTVLDANDNAPVFDQALYKAVIPEDSAIDTVVVTVSATDADDGVNGEVTYDFSRISDKAKKVFSLDSKSGEIKVIGALDFESNSKFELRVNAKDGYGLSSDSKVMIDITDVNDNVPVIYMKSLSNPVPENVSPGTEVGVVNMQDRDSENNRQVRCSIQQNVPFKLVPSIKNYYSLVTTGQLDREVVSDYNITITATDEGSPPLSSSKSVQLSVADINDNPPVFEEQSYSAYVSENNKPGSTLCSVTARDPDWRQNGTVIYSVLAGEVNGAPVSSYVSVNGDTGVIHAVRSFDYEQLRSFKVHVTARDNGSPPLSSNVTVSVFISDVNDNCPQILYPAPEGSSFMTELVPKAANGGSVVSKVIAVDADSGQNAWLSYHIVKSTDPGLFTIGLHNGEIRTQRDISESDSMKQNLIVSVKDNGQPSLSATCSMYLLISDNLAEVPELKDISYEEKDSKLTSYLIIALVCVSTFFLTFIIIILGVRFCRRRKPRLLFDGAVAIPGAYLPPNYADVDGTGTLRSAYNYDAYLTTGSRTSDFKFVTSYNDNTLPADQTLRKSPTDFADVFGDRDGSPEMTVA